TGGCGCGCTCAGTGCTAGGTATGACGCCCCGTAGGTGTTCGTAAGACATGCGTCGTACGCCTCCTCAGCTTCATTTTGGGAGAGTGGATGACTTCCGCTGTTCTGATGTGACAGACATTCGAACAAGTGATCGAATCTCGGTCTGCGACACCGGAACCGGCCGGCCAACCGGGAAATGACACTGATGTGATTAGACACGGGTTAATCTGCCGGGTCAAGCGTTACGGCGATTTTCCATACCATCTCGTGATCAATTTCCGGCGTTTCTGTTATCGCGAGCCGTCGGCGTGTTCATCACAACCTTCATCACAACAACCCGGCCCACTGTGACCGAACGGTACTGTCGTCCGGTGTGAAGGTCACCGTTCTGGTCGGCGGAGTCGGCGGCGCCCGGTTTCTGCTGGGTGTTCAACAGTTCCTCGGTCTGGGTCAGTTCGCCACCGACGAACAAGATTCCGGCCACGAGCTGACCGCGGTGGTGAACATCGGCGACGATGCCTGGATCCATGGAGTTCGGGTTTGTCCGGACTTGGACACTTGCATGTATACCTTAGGTGGAGGTGTCGATCCCGAGCGGGGGTGGGGGCACCGCAACGAAACCTGGCACGCCAAAGAGGAATTGGCGCGTTACGGGGTGCAGCCGGATTGGTTCCAACTCGGTGATCGGGATTTGGGCACGCACTTGGTACGCACCCAGATGCTCAACGCCGGCTACCCGCTGTCGCAGATCACCACCGCGCTGTGCGACCGGTGGCGGCCCGGCGCGCAGTTGGTGCCCGCCAGCGACGACCGCTGCGAAACGCATGTGGTGATCACCGATCCCGCCGACGACAGCCGCCGCGCGATCCACTTCCAGGAGTGGTGGGTGCGCTATCGAGCCAAGGTGCCGACCCACAGCTTCGCGTTCGTTGGCGCCGAAACGGCCAGCGCCACAACCGAAGCGGTGCAGGCCATCGGCGAAGCCGACATCATCATGCTGGCGCCGTCGAATCCAGTGGTGAGCGTCGGCGCGATCCTGGCCGTGCCCGGTATTCGCGGCGCGCTGCGGGCGGCGGCAGCTCCCGTCGTCGGCTATTCGCCGATCATCGGCGGAAAGCCGTTGCGCGGCATGGCGGATGCCTGCCTCGAGGTGATCGGCGTGGAATCCACCGCCGAGGCCGTGGGCCGGCATTTCGGCGCCCGCGCCGGCACCGGCATCCTGGACTGCTGGTTGATCCACGAGGGCGACGTTGCCGACATCGACGGCGTCGCGGTGCGCGCGGTGCCGCTGTTGATGAGCGATCCGCACGCGACGGCACAGATGGTGCGCGCCGGACTCGATGTTGCGGGTGTGGCGGCGTGACCGGTCCGCGAGAGCATGGCACCGCCGCGGCGATCGAGATCCTGCCCGTCACCGGACTCCCCGAGTTCCGTCCCGGCGACGATCTCGCTGCGGCGGTGGCGGCGGGTGCGCCGTGGCTGCGCGACGGCGACGTCGTGGTGGTCACCAGCAAGGTGGTCTCCAAATGCGAGGGCCGGCTGGTGGCGGCGCCTGAGGACCCGGACGAACGCGACGCGCTCCGGCGCAAGCTGGTCGACGCCGAGGCGGTACGGGTGCTGGCCCGCAAGGGCCGCACGCTGATCACCGAGAACCGGCTGGGATTGATTCAGGCCGCCGCCGGGGTGGACGGATCCAACGTCGGCCGAACCGAACTCGCGCTGCTGCCGATTGACCCGGACGGCAGCGCCGCCCGCCTGCGGGCCGCGCTGCGCGAGCAGCTCGGCGTCAACGTCGCGGTGGTGCTCACCGACACGATGGGCCGGGCCTGGCGCAACGGTCAGATCGACGCGGCGATCGGCGCTTCCGGTTTGGCTGTGCTGCATGGATATTCGGGTGCGGTCGACGAGCACGGCAATGAACTGGTGGTCACCGAGATCGCGGTGGCCGATGAAGTGGCGGCGGCGGCCGATCTGGTCAAAGGG
This Mycobacterium simiae DNA region includes the following protein-coding sequences:
- the cofD gene encoding 2-phospho-L-lactate transferase, whose product is MKVTVLVGGVGGARFLLGVQQFLGLGQFATDEQDSGHELTAVVNIGDDAWIHGVRVCPDLDTCMYTLGGGVDPERGWGHRNETWHAKEELARYGVQPDWFQLGDRDLGTHLVRTQMLNAGYPLSQITTALCDRWRPGAQLVPASDDRCETHVVITDPADDSRRAIHFQEWWVRYRAKVPTHSFAFVGAETASATTEAVQAIGEADIIMLAPSNPVVSVGAILAVPGIRGALRAAAAPVVGYSPIIGGKPLRGMADACLEVIGVESTAEAVGRHFGARAGTGILDCWLIHEGDVADIDGVAVRAVPLLMSDPHATAQMVRAGLDVAGVAA